In the genome of Eggerthella sp. YY7918, one region contains:
- the proB gene encoding glutamate 5-kinase, translating to MTKFTGSTHGEGARRLVIKIGSSTLTTSESGIDYDYLARIADQIARVRAAGWRPIVVTSAAIACGLEKLGIEKRPHDMPSLQAAASVGQSALSTAYAEAFAAHDIVTSTVLLTRRDTADRSAYLHARDTFDRLLDLGVVPIVNENDTVSVEQIRFGDNDTLAALVACLVEADLMVILSDIEGLYDANPHTHPEARLISRVDAIDPAIMAVAGEAGSTVGSGGMITKIKAARVLMVAGIPMVICDGRRADAIVDAAAGKDVGTLFVAAQKPHEITPKKLWIALGDAARGALIVDDGAKAALVSKGSSLLPVGVKAVEGRFEADDVVDIKDGTGHIFARGKVAAAIDEVQLACGLSREELQANRLLAHLTEKPLVHRDELVVFE from the coding sequence GTGACAAAGTTTACGGGTTCTACGCACGGGGAGGGCGCGCGGCGTCTCGTGATTAAAATAGGGTCGTCAACGCTTACCACGTCGGAGAGCGGGATCGACTACGACTATCTTGCGCGCATTGCCGATCAGATTGCACGCGTCCGTGCGGCGGGGTGGCGGCCGATTGTGGTCACCTCGGCGGCCATCGCGTGCGGGCTTGAGAAGCTGGGGATCGAGAAGCGCCCCCACGATATGCCGAGTCTTCAGGCGGCGGCATCGGTGGGGCAGAGCGCACTTTCAACCGCCTATGCAGAAGCGTTTGCTGCGCACGATATTGTGACTTCGACGGTGCTGCTCACTCGGCGCGATACGGCCGATCGATCGGCCTATTTGCATGCGCGTGATACGTTTGATCGGCTGCTTGATTTGGGCGTGGTGCCTATCGTGAACGAAAACGATACGGTATCGGTCGAGCAGATTCGCTTTGGTGACAACGATACGTTGGCTGCGCTTGTGGCGTGCTTGGTAGAGGCCGACCTTATGGTAATCCTTTCGGATATCGAGGGGCTCTACGATGCCAACCCGCATACCCATCCCGAGGCGCGTCTTATCAGCCGGGTGGATGCCATCGATCCTGCCATTATGGCAGTGGCGGGCGAAGCGGGCAGCACGGTCGGCTCCGGTGGTATGATTACGAAGATCAAGGCGGCGCGCGTCCTTATGGTGGCGGGTATTCCGATGGTTATCTGCGACGGACGACGCGCGGACGCGATTGTGGACGCGGCGGCCGGCAAGGACGTGGGAACTCTCTTCGTCGCCGCGCAAAAGCCTCATGAAATCACGCCGAAGAAGCTGTGGATTGCTCTTGGCGATGCCGCCCGTGGCGCGCTCATTGTGGATGACGGCGCGAAGGCCGCGCTTGTAAGTAAGGGTAGTTCTCTTCTGCCGGTGGGCGTGAAGGCGGTTGAGGGTCGCTTTGAGGCCGATGACGTTGTGGACATCAAGGACGGTACCGGGCACATATTTGCGCGCGGTAAAGTGGCTGCGGCGATTGACGAGGTGCAGCTTGCGTGCGGCCTTTCTCGTGAGGAGTTGCAGGCAAACCGCCTGCTTGCGCATTTGACGGAGAAGCCGCTTGTGCATCGTGACGAGCTTGTTGTTTTTGAGTGA